A single genomic interval of Hevea brasiliensis isolate MT/VB/25A 57/8 chromosome 4, ASM3005281v1, whole genome shotgun sequence harbors:
- the LOC110654084 gene encoding pleiotropic drug resistance protein 1-like: MEGGDITSRVSSARLSSSNIWRNTTLEVFSKSSSQIEDDEEALKWATLEKLPTYLRVRRGILTEEEGQSREIDVKSLGLIEKRNLLERLVKIAEQDNEKFLLKLKDRIEKVGLDMPTIEVRFEHLSVETEAYVGSRALPTMFNFSANMFEGSLNYLHVLPSRKKPLSILNDVSGIIKPRRMTQLLGPPSSGKTTLLLALAGKLCKELKFSGRVTYNGHGMGEFVPQRTSAYISQYDLHIGEMTVRETLAFSARCQGVGIGYEMLAELARREKAANIKPDTDIDIYMKAAALEGQEVNVVTDYILKILGLEVCADILVGDEMVRGISGGQKKRVTTGEMLVGPARALFMDEISTGLDSSTTFQIVNSLRQSIHIFNGTAFVSLLQPAPETYDLFDDIILLSDGQIVYQGPRENVLEFFEYRGFRCPQRKGVADFLQEVTSKKDQEQYWAHKEEPYSFVAVKEFDEAFQSFHVGRKLGDELAIPFDITKAHPDSLTTKKYGVSKKELLKACISREYLLMKRNSFVYIFKMTQLIIMAFVTMTIFLRTEMHRNTETDGGIYLGALFYTIIVTVFNGFSELAMTIMKLPVFYKQRDLLFYPAWAYALPTWILKIPVSFVEVAVWVVMTYYVIDFDPNIGRFFKQYLILLVTSQMASAMFRLTAALGRSVIVANTVGSFALLAVLILGGFIISRDSVKKWWIWGYWFSPMMYVQNGISVNEFLGNSWNHFLPNSTEALGVAFMKSRGLFPEAYWYCIAVGALTGYIFLFNFLFTLALKYLDPFGRPHALISEEAYAEKNAAKTGESIELSSKGKSSLERGSASQRSASSRTPSTTVSSFSDANQNRKRGMILPFQPLSITFDEVRYAVDMPQEMKAQGIYSTSKKKKKKKLGGLKHLEKC, encoded by the exons ATGGAAGGTGGTGATATAACTAGTAGAGTGAGTAGTGCTCGTCTAAGTAGTTCTAATATATGGAGGAACACTACCTTGGAAGTTTTCTCCAAGTCTTCTTCTCAGATTGAAGATGATGAAGAAGCTCTCAAATGGGCTACTTTAGAGAAGCTTCCTACTTATTTGCGTGTAAGGAGGGGCATTCTTACCGAAGAAGAAGGTCAATCTAGAGAGATTGATGTAAAAAGCCTAGGATTAATAGAAAAAAGGAATCTTCTTGAGAGGCTAGTCAAAATTGCAGAGCAAGATAATGAGAAATTCCTGTTGAAGCTCAAGGACCGCATTGAAAA AGTTGGGCTTGACATGCCAACAATTGAGGTCCGGTTCGAGCATTTAAGTGTTGAAACGGAAGCATATGTTGGAAGCAGAGCATTACCGACAATGTTCAACTTCTCTGCTAACATGTTTGAG GGATCCTTGAATTATCTTCATGTTCTTCCAAGTAGAAAGAAACCATTATCAATCCTCAATGATGTTAGTGGAATTATCAAGCCTCGAAG AATGACGCAGCTGTTAGGCCCACCAAGCTCAGGCAAGACCACGTTACTTTTGGCTTTGGCTGGAAAACTGTGCAAAGAACTAAAA ttttcaGGAAGAGTGACGTACAATGGACATGGAATGGGAGAGTTTGTACCACAGAGGACATCAGCTTATATAAGTCAATATGATCTCCACATAGGAGAAATGACTGTGAGAGAAACACTGGCTTTCTCTGCAAGATGTCAAGGCGTTGGAATCGGTTATG AAATGTTAGCAGAATTAGCAAGAAGGGAAAAGGCAGCAAATATCAAACCAGACACAGATATTGATATCTACATGAAG GCAGCTGCACTAGAAGGGCAAGAGGTAAATGTTGTTACGGATTATATTCTTAAG ATTTTAGGACTTGAAGTATGTGCTGATATCTTGGTGGGAGATGAAATGGTAAGAGGCATTTCTGGTGGACAAAAGAAACGAGTTACAACAG GGGAGATGCTGGTTGGGCCAGCAAGAGCACTTTTTATGGATGAGATATCTACTGGTTTGGACAGTTCAACTACTTTCCAAATTGTTAACTCACTCAGGCAATCAATCCACATTTTCAATGGAACTGCTTTTGTCTCTCTTCTCCAGCCAGCACCAGAAACATATGATCTTTTTGATGACATAATTCTTCTTTCTGATGGACAAATTGTTTATCAAGGGCCACGCGAAAATGTGCTTGAGTTCTTTGAATACAGGGGATTCAGATGTCCTCAGAGGAAAGGAGTTGCTGACTTTTTACAAGAA GTAACATCAAAGAAAGATCAAGAGCAGTACTGGGCACATAAAGAAGAGCCTTATAGCTTTGTTGCAGTGAAGGAATTTGATGAAGCATTTCAATCATTCCATGTTGGTCGAAAGTTAGGTGATGAACTTGCCATACCATTTGACATAACCAAAGCTCACCCTGATTCTCTAACAACTAAAAAGTATGGTGTCAGCAAGAAGGAACTGTTGAAAGCTTGCATTTCCAGGGAATATTTACTCATGAAGAGGAACTCGTTTGTATACATTTTCAAGATGACCCAA CTTATTATAATGGCTTTCGTGACAATGACAATATTTCTAAGAACGGAGATGCACCGAAACACAGAAACAGATGGTGGAATTTATTTGGGTGCCCTTTTCTACACAATCATCGTAACTGTGTTCAATGGATTCTCAGAGCTTGCAATGACCATCATGAAACTTCCTGTCTTCTACAAGCAAAGAGACCTTCTCTTCTATCCTGCATGGGCATATGCTCTACCCACATGGATTCTCAAGATCCCTGTTTCCTTTGTAGAAGTTGCTGTATGGGTGGTCATGACATATTATGTTATAGACTTTGATCCAAACATTGGAAG ATTTTTCAAGCAGTACTTGATACTCCTAGTTACTAGCCAGATGGCATCAGCAATGTTTCGACTGACGGCTGCATTAGGAAGGAGTGTTATTGTTGCTAACACAGTTGGGTCATTTGCATTACTTGCTGTGCTAATTCTTGGTGGATTTATCATATCAAGAG ATAGTGTGAAGAAATGGTGGATATGGGGTTACTGGTTCTCACCAATGATGTATGTGCAGAATGGTATATCTGTGAATGAATTTCTTGGAAACAGTTGGAACCAT TTTCTTCCTAATTCAACAGAGGCATTAGGAGTTGCTTTCATGAAGTCTCGTGGACTTTTCCCTGAAGCATATTGGTATTGCATTGCAGTTGGAGCTTTGACAGGATATATCTTCCTATTCAATTTCCTTTTCACTTTGGCACTAAAATATCTTGATC CATTTGGCAGGCCTCACGCACTAATATCGGAAGAGGCCTATGCTGAGAAAAATGCTGCCAAAACTGGAGAGTCAATTGAGCTATCATCAAAAGGGAAGAGCTCTCTAG AAAGAGGGAGTGCGAGCCAAAGAAGTGCCTCATCCAGGACACCTTCCACAACAGTGAGCAGCTTTAGTGATGCCAATCAAAACAGGAAACGGGGAATGATTCTACCTTTTCAACCCCTTTCCATCACTTTTGATGAAGTCAGATATGCTGTAGACATGCCACAG GAAATGAAGGCTCAAGGtatttactcaacttcaaaaaaaaaaaaaaaaaaaaaacttggaggattgaaacatcttgaaaagtgctag